From Pseudomonas sp. LS1212, the proteins below share one genomic window:
- a CDS encoding FKBP-type peptidyl-prolyl cis-trans isomerase, producing MSSELKVEDIQLGDGKAVVKGALITTQYTGWLEDGTVFDSSHERGKHFQCVIGTGRVIKGWDQGLMGMKVGGKRKLFVPAHLGYGERAVGAHIKPNSNLIFEIELLEVLTRDD from the coding sequence ATGAGCAGCGAATTGAAGGTTGAAGACATTCAACTGGGCGATGGCAAGGCAGTGGTCAAGGGTGCCTTGATCACCACCCAATACACGGGTTGGCTGGAGGACGGCACGGTTTTCGATTCTTCCCATGAGCGCGGCAAGCACTTCCAGTGCGTGATCGGCACCGGCCGTGTGATCAAGGGTTGGGACCAGGGCCTGATGGGCATGAAGGTCGGCGGCAAGCGCAAGCTCTTCGTGCCGGCGCACCTGGGGTATGGCGAAAGAGCGGTTGGCGCGCATATCAAGCCCAACTCAAACCTGATCTTCGAAATCGAGCTGCTGGAAGTGCTGACGCGGGATGATTGA
- a CDS encoding DUF3422 domain-containing protein yields MHALRFELHNELHSRPSIYFNEPAHVFHLALLERDGALEEVIGRLYASPATDNQQVQQQAQGLLKLDGHDLKWERHTEFLSLTLVVPRSADAELWPTFPESLTALVRGHEHLLINATQILVESEQSWAGETARYGFKDPAGSHIGSGDAIVWSDFKLTEGGSNRLLLINRSLNAYRLGRMVRRLLEIETYRMMASLALPVAKEVSQQLKVFDEQWARLSDQNAIANSATARLILSDISALSARIVRTTAQTRQRFSAAEAYAQIVFERIAELRESHLGDCQRLGVFIERRFKPTVRYCLATNQRLERLSDSVANLGELLQARVQVEVEEQNTEILHSLHTRATTQIKIQKAVEGLSIIAITYYLLSLFKLLYGGLHSLGLDISPKEATLFLAPLAVLIIGATALRIRKAKEE; encoded by the coding sequence ATGCATGCCTTGCGATTCGAACTGCATAATGAGCTCCACTCTCGCCCCTCGATCTATTTCAACGAACCGGCCCATGTGTTCCACCTGGCGTTGCTGGAACGCGATGGCGCGCTCGAAGAAGTCATCGGCAGGCTCTATGCATCGCCTGCAACGGACAATCAGCAGGTGCAGCAACAGGCCCAGGGCCTGCTTAAGCTCGACGGGCATGACTTGAAGTGGGAACGTCACACCGAGTTCCTGTCGCTGACCCTGGTGGTGCCCAGATCGGCCGATGCCGAGCTCTGGCCGACCTTCCCGGAGAGCCTGACAGCGCTGGTGCGTGGCCATGAGCATCTGCTGATCAACGCCACGCAGATCCTGGTCGAGTCCGAGCAAAGTTGGGCAGGCGAAACCGCTCGCTATGGCTTCAAGGACCCGGCCGGCTCGCACATCGGCAGTGGCGATGCCATCGTCTGGAGCGATTTCAAGTTGACCGAAGGCGGCAGCAATCGACTGCTGCTGATCAATCGCTCGCTCAATGCCTATCGGCTTGGGCGAATGGTCCGTCGCTTGCTGGAGATCGAAACCTATCGAATGATGGCGTCGCTGGCCTTGCCGGTGGCCAAAGAGGTCAGCCAGCAGCTCAAGGTGTTCGACGAACAATGGGCCCGGCTCTCGGACCAGAACGCCATCGCCAACAGTGCGACCGCGCGGCTGATCCTGAGCGATATTTCGGCGCTGTCGGCCAGGATCGTTCGCACGACAGCCCAAACGCGCCAGCGCTTCAGCGCCGCCGAAGCCTATGCCCAGATCGTGTTCGAACGCATCGCCGAACTGCGCGAAAGCCATCTGGGCGATTGCCAACGGTTGGGGGTTTTCATCGAGCGCCGCTTCAAGCCAACGGTACGCTACTGCTTGGCCACCAACCAACGGCTGGAGCGTCTGAGCGACAGCGTCGCCAATCTGGGTGAACTGCTGCAGGCCCGGGTTCAGGTGGAAGTCGAAGAGCAGAACACGGAAATCCTGCACAGCCTCCACACCCGCGCGACCACCCAGATCAAGATCCAGAAAGCGGTCGAAGGATTGTCGATCATCGCGATCACTTACTATCTGCTCAGCCTGTTCAAGCTGCTGTATGGCGGCTTGCACAGCCTGGGCCTGGATATAAGCCCCAAGGAAGCAACCCTGTTCCTGGCGCCGCTTGCGGTATTGATCATCGGTGCGACTGCGCTGCGGATCAGGAAGGCGAAGGAGGAGTGA
- a CDS encoding LysE family translocator: MPFSNGFLLSLSLCLDIGVANIAMITLAMQRGYLQGFWLGLGTCVGDLIYALLALAGMTVLLQYESVRWVLWVGGSALLVYFAVKMLLAAFNSATVVSAEGEVVVGSSWKEFSRGIFLAMSSPSAILWFAAVGGVLISRSGSGSAVDAGLFLAGFFCAGLAWTISLCLAATHGGKLLGDKLLKYSYIASAGIFCYFAFYVIVSGYQEFIVASSLAPAGL; encoded by the coding sequence ATGCCTTTTTCCAACGGCTTTCTCCTGAGCCTTTCGCTGTGCCTCGACATCGGCGTGGCCAATATCGCCATGATTACCCTGGCCATGCAACGCGGTTACCTGCAAGGCTTCTGGCTTGGCCTGGGCACCTGTGTCGGCGATCTGATCTATGCCCTGCTTGCCCTGGCCGGCATGACCGTGCTTTTGCAGTACGAGTCGGTCCGTTGGGTACTGTGGGTCGGCGGCTCGGCGCTGCTGGTATATTTCGCAGTGAAGATGCTGCTGGCGGCGTTCAACAGCGCCACGGTCGTGTCGGCAGAGGGTGAGGTGGTGGTCGGCTCCTCGTGGAAGGAGTTCTCCCGGGGTATTTTTCTGGCCATGTCTTCGCCGAGCGCGATTCTGTGGTTTGCCGCGGTCGGTGGGGTGCTGATTTCCCGTTCCGGCAGTGGCAGTGCCGTGGATGCGGGGTTGTTTCTGGCGGGCTTTTTCTGCGCTGGCCTGGCCTGGACGATTTCGTTGTGCCTGGCCGCGACCCACGGCGGAAAACTGCTCGGCGACAAGCTGCTTAAATACTCCTACATCGCTTCGGCGGGCATTTTTTGCTACTTCGCGTTCTATGTCATCGTTTCCGGCTACCAGGAATTCATCGTCGCCTCATCACTTGCGCCAGCGGGTCTATAA
- a CDS encoding GyrI-like domain-containing protein → MSDPQDSGVAPVRYENGSSFIIAGLGERYTLETNSGIPALWQAFEPFIGKVPGQQGGETYGVCCNPEGDSFEYIAGVRVSTTKGLPPRFRSVVLEPQHYAVFEHRGPISSISKTFQAIWKTWLPVSGKQAADTPEFERYSADFNPLTGSGTVEIWLPIKP, encoded by the coding sequence ATGTCAGACCCACAGGATTCGGGGGTTGCCCCGGTACGCTATGAAAATGGATCTTCGTTCATCATCGCCGGGCTCGGCGAGCGCTACACCCTGGAGACTAACAGCGGCATCCCGGCGCTCTGGCAGGCGTTCGAACCATTCATAGGCAAGGTTCCCGGCCAGCAGGGCGGGGAAACCTATGGTGTGTGCTGCAATCCGGAAGGCGACAGTTTCGAATACATCGCCGGCGTCAGGGTCAGTACGACAAAAGGATTGCCGCCACGCTTTCGCTCGGTTGTACTCGAGCCTCAGCATTACGCGGTGTTCGAGCACCGTGGCCCCATCTCCAGCATCAGCAAGACGTTCCAGGCCATCTGGAAAACCTGGTTGCCGGTTTCGGGCAAACAGGCGGCGGATACGCCGGAGTTCGAGCGTTACAGCGCAGACTTCAATCCGCTGACGGGCAGCGGAACCGTCGAGATCTGGTTGCCGATCAAGCCATGA
- a CDS encoding GNAT family N-acetyltransferase, with the protein MQARLVPYAALSQLQVAHLKRLEVRPEQLDASGDIESALYTLLNRPAPGIRGFALLVDDRPVAFLLLKRPPFLPLWADENAASLHAFQVDWRFQGRGLGRACLQALPGVARGAWPEITQLMLSVDPHNQVALNLYLSQGWVDCGEAYRSKFGYERKLVLALSTVMA; encoded by the coding sequence ATGCAAGCACGCCTCGTCCCCTATGCGGCGCTCAGCCAATTGCAGGTCGCGCACTTGAAAAGACTTGAGGTGCGCCCCGAGCAATTGGACGCCTCGGGTGATATCGAGTCAGCCCTGTATACCCTGCTCAATCGCCCTGCCCCCGGGATAAGGGGTTTTGCCTTGCTGGTCGACGACCGGCCTGTGGCGTTTCTGTTGCTCAAACGCCCCCCCTTCCTGCCACTCTGGGCCGATGAAAACGCCGCCTCGCTTCATGCGTTTCAAGTGGATTGGCGTTTCCAGGGGCGAGGCCTGGGCAGAGCCTGCCTGCAGGCCCTGCCCGGCGTCGCGCGCGGCGCATGGCCTGAAATCACCCAACTGATGCTCTCGGTCGACCCCCACAACCAGGTCGCACTCAACCTTTACCTTTCCCAGGGCTGGGTCGATTGTGGAGAAGCCTATCGGAGCAAGTTCGGCTATGAGCGCAAGCTGGTGCTTGCGCTCTCAACCGTCATGGCTTGA
- a CDS encoding SgcJ/EcaC family oxidoreductase: MNVETRTTAETEIRALIERWQRAVVAKDMDGIVQPYADDIVAFDAVKALQFKGKQTYRAHWEACLEQCPGAGIFEFEQLKIAAAEDVAFAHWLTHCGPAQGEGEDQSCYMRVTAGYQRIGGQWKVVHEHWSAPFDMETSKALFNLEP; this comes from the coding sequence ATGAACGTTGAAACCCGCACCACCGCCGAAACCGAAATTCGTGCCCTGATCGAGCGCTGGCAACGCGCCGTGGTCGCCAAGGACATGGATGGCATCGTGCAGCCCTATGCCGACGACATCGTCGCCTTCGATGCGGTCAAGGCGCTGCAGTTCAAGGGTAAGCAAACCTATCGCGCCCACTGGGAAGCCTGCCTGGAGCAGTGCCCGGGAGCAGGCATCTTCGAGTTCGAGCAACTGAAAATCGCTGCGGCCGAAGATGTCGCGTTCGCCCACTGGCTGACCCACTGCGGGCCGGCGCAAGGGGAAGGCGAAGACCAGAGTTGCTACATGCGCGTCACCGCAGGTTACCAGCGCATCGGCGGGCAATGGAAAGTCGTGCATGAGCACTGGTCGGCACCCTTCGATATGGAAACCAGCAAGGCGTTGTTCAACCTTGAGCCCTGA
- a CDS encoding YciI family protein has translation MKYLCLVYCDECILHSDPDSPADAECLAYAQTIQGSGRMIAAEALSSTQTATTVRMRNGHMSITDGPFAETKEQLAGFYLVDARDLNEALQIAGKIPAARVGSVEVRPVRELQP, from the coding sequence ATGAAATACCTCTGTCTGGTCTATTGCGACGAATGCATTTTGCACAGCGATCCCGACAGCCCGGCCGATGCCGAATGCCTGGCCTATGCCCAGACCATTCAAGGCAGTGGTCGAATGATTGCCGCCGAAGCGCTGTCATCGACCCAGACGGCAACCACAGTGCGCATGCGCAACGGACACATGAGCATTACCGATGGTCCCTTTGCCGAAACCAAGGAGCAACTGGCCGGGTTCTACCTGGTCGACGCCAGGGACCTCAATGAAGCCTTGCAAATTGCCGGCAAGATTCCGGCGGCTCGGGTGGGCAGTGTTGAGGTGCGGCCGGTACGTGAACTTCAACCCTGA
- a CDS encoding SRPBCC family protein → MSLQPTGPAKAEHELSISRLIDAPRTKVFRAWTEPELLAQWWGPHGMTTPICEMELWVGGLFHTVLRAPDGSEYPNEGVFLEIFAPQRIVFTDAFRPGWIPSKKAFMTVIVTLDDVHGHTRYTARALHWSDADRQAHEQMGFHRGWGESLDRLVDVVTRKMPN, encoded by the coding sequence ATGAGCCTTCAACCCACCGGCCCGGCGAAGGCCGAACATGAGCTGTCCATCAGTCGCCTGATCGACGCGCCTCGCACCAAGGTATTCCGGGCCTGGACCGAACCCGAGCTGCTGGCCCAATGGTGGGGACCGCACGGCATGACCACGCCGATCTGCGAAATGGAGCTTTGGGTTGGAGGCTTGTTCCACACCGTCTTGCGCGCGCCCGATGGCAGCGAGTATCCCAACGAGGGGGTCTTTCTGGAGATCTTCGCGCCACAACGGATTGTCTTCACCGATGCCTTCCGGCCGGGCTGGATACCGTCGAAAAAAGCCTTCATGACGGTGATCGTGACGCTGGATGACGTCCACGGCCACACTCGCTACACCGCCCGTGCATTGCATTGGAGTGATGCTGACCGCCAGGCCCACGAACAAATGGGGTTTCACCGTGGCTGGGGTGAAAGCCTCGATCGCCTGGTCGACGTCGTGACCCGGAAAATGCCGAACTGA